The DNA window TAGGTGGTGGAATTTCTCAAGCAGGGAAAATTTTATTTGACACAGTAGAAAAGACAATTAAAGAAAGAGCCATGAAAATTTTAACTCAAAATCTAAAAGTTTTACCTGCTGGACTTGGAGTTGATGCAGGAATAGTTGCTGCAGGTGCTTTAATTTTTCAAAAATGAAAATATTATTTTTTGGAAGCGATATTTTTGGTATTCCTTCTCTTGAAATGCTTAAAAGAAATTTTGAAATTATTGGTATTGTGACCTCACCAGACAGACCAAAAGGAAGAGGATTAAGAATTTCTTCAACTCCAGTAAAAGAATGGGCTATTATGAATGGAATTAATATATATCAACCTGAAAAATTTGAAGAGAGTTTTATCAATAAGATAAAAAAAATTTCACCCGACCTAATTGTTTTGATTTCGTATGGGAAAATACTTCCTTCTTCAATTTTACAGATACCCAGGATTTGCTCTATAAATGTTCATCCTTCTCTTCTACCAAAATATAGAGGGCCTGCTCCAATTGAATGGGCTATAATAAATGGAGAAACAAAAACAGGTGTAACAATAATTAAAATGGATGAAAATATTGATACAGGTGAAATAATAATCCAGAAAGAAACAGAAATATTGCCTAATGATAATGCTTTTACTTTGAAAAATAAATTATCGTTGCTTTCTTCTGATCTTTTATATGAAGGAATAAAAATAATTAAAGAAGGTGGAAAAACATATCCTCAAAAAGGCGAAGTTTCTTATGCTCCTAAATTAAAAAAGCAAGATGGATATATTAACTGGAAATTAGACGCAACCAGAATACATAATCTTGTCAGAGGTGTTATAATTTGGCCAACTGCTTTCACATATTTAAAAATTAATTCAAGAAAAAAACTCATAAAAATATATAAGACAGAAGTAGGAGAAACAGAAGGCAAATTTGGAAATTGTGGAGAAATTATAAGAATTGAAAAGGATTATATAGAGGTTGCATGTGGAAATGGAACTATAAAAATAAAAGAATTGCAGATGGAAGGGAAAAAAAGAATGAGTACTTCTCAATTTTTATGTGGATACAGAAATGTTTTAAAAAATTTCTGTTAAATAAAAAGGGAGGGAATATGAATAAAATAATCTTATCTGTGATAGTTTTAGTATTTCCTTTATTTTCTCAGGTTAAAACAGAAGTAAAAACTGGAGGACCCACAGTAGAAGAAGTAATTAAATATGAAGGACCTAAAGCAAGAATAGCAGTAGCAAGATTTGATGTAAAAGCACCAAAAGCAACATGGCAAATGGGTGATGGAGTTAGAGATATGATTGTTGATGCTCTTTTTAAAACAGGTAAATTTATAGTTGTGGAAAAAGATGCAATAAAAGACCTTGAAGAAGAATTTAAATTTGCAGAAACAGGATGGAGTAAAAAAGAACTTGAAAAGGGAACATTTGAAGTTGCAGATATAATTGTAGTAGGAGCTATAACAGGTTTTGAACCACATGCAGAAGGAACAGGAGGAGGTGGATTTGTAATACCAACACCTTTTGGAGCAGGGATTGCAATTAAAAAAGAAGAAGCGTATATTCAGGCGACAATAAGATTGATAGATGTACGAACAAGAAGGGTTATAAATTCTTCAACTATTGAAGGTAAAACATCAAAATCAAAAGTTGGAATTGCCGGTGGAGCAGGAGTTAGTGGAGTTATACTTGGAGGTGGATTTGAAAAATATAAAAATACACCAACAGCAGAAGCAGTTATGATTATGATTAATAATGCTGTAAAAGAAATATCAAGAATGGTTCCAGAAAGTTATTATAGATATGGAAGTAAAGAAACCACTTATAAGAATGAACCTGATGGATTCAGAGGTATAAAATGGTTAACTTCTGTAGGAGAGATAAATAATTTAAAAACAATTAAACAGGAAGGCAATTATAAAGAATGCATAAAAACAGACGATAACATGCAAATAGGGAAAGCAAAACTTGAGAAAATTGCATACTCATTTTATAAAGACCAACTTGAAAGTGTAACAGTTGAAACAAAAGGAAAAGATAATTTTGAAAATTTAAAGTCAGCCACAATAGAAAGATTTGGTGAAGGAAAAAATAAAGGAGAAAATGAATGGATATGGGAGGGAAAAATTACAACAATAATTTTAAAATATAAACCTGAAGAAGAAAAAGGAATTTTAAAAATGTCTTCAGAAGAGATGAAAAAGAAAATTGAATCAGATACTGGATTTTAATTTAAAAATGAAACTTGGTGGTCCTATTTTTAAAAAATATAATAATCCAGAAGAATGGATTAAAGAATTAAAAAAAGAAACTTATTCTGCTTCTTATTGTCCTGTTGATATAGATACATCCGAAGAAATTATTGCTGAATATCGTAAATGGGCATTCAAAGAAAAAATTATTATTGCAGAAGTCGGAGCATGGTGTAATCCTTTAAGTTCTGATATTGAAGAAAGAAAAAAAGCAATAGCAAAGTGTAAAAAGGGCTTATATCTGGCAGAAAAAATTGAAGCAAAATGTTGTGTAAATATTTCTGGTTCAAGAGGAAAAAAATGGGATGGACCTGATAAGAAAAATTTGACTGCAGAAACATTTGATATGATAGTAGAAACAGTTAGAGAAATTATAGATGAAATCAAACCGAAAAATACATATTATACACTGGAAACTATGCCGTGGATGTATCCTGATTCTGCCGATAGTTACTTAAAACTTATTAATGCAATAAACAGAAAATCATTTGCAGTTCATTTTGACCCTGTGAATTTAATAAATACTCCAGAAAAATATTTTTTCAATGATGTTCTTATAAAGGATTTTATTAAAAAACTCGGACCATATATAAAATCATGCCATGCAAAAGATATAATAATGGGTGACAAACTAACATTACATTTTGATGAAATAAGACCGGGACTTGGACAACTTGATTACAGAACACTTTTAAGAGAACTTAATAAATTAGACAAAAATATTCCTTTGATGCTTGAACATCTACCTTCTGAAGAAGAATATAGAAAAGCAAAAGAATATATAAAAAAAATATCTTTTGAAGAAGGAATAAAACTATAGATTTTTTTAGAAGGAGGGTTAATTATGAATTACAAAAAAGTACTTATTTTTGGAGCACATCCAGATGATGAAATAACAATGGCTGGAACAATTTTTAAAATGGCAAATTCAGGTACAAAAGTTGTAGTAATAACAATGACAGATGGTTGTGAAGGATATCCAGTTTTAGAAATGAAAGAAAAAATCGTAGAAATCAGAAAAAAGGAAGCAAAAGAATGTGATAAAATTCTCGGAATATCTAAACGAATATTTCTTGATATACCTGATATGGGACTTGTAAATAATAAAGAAATATTAAAAAAATGTATAAAGATTATAAGAGAAGAAAAACCTGACGCAATATTTACTCATGGACCGGAAGATAACCACAGAGACCATATTAATACACATTTTATTTCAGTGGAAGCGAGATGGCACGCTGGAGAACCTGTCTCTGCTGAATTTGGAAGTCCCTGGTATACACCTCATTTATATTATTACAAAGGAATTACAAAGGGATTGCCTTCAGTTATTATTGATGTAACGGATGTGGCAGAAAAAAAGTACGAAGCATTAATCACTCAGACATCACAGTTTACAGTTTTCAGAAAAAATAAGGAAGATTTTTTATCTGAAATTGAACTGATTAAAAAGACAAGACCAAAAAGAACTGAACAATTCTGGATTGCAGATAAAGTAACAATTTTTGATTTTTTACCAAGAAGTATTTAATAAAAAGCAAGTTCTATAACTATTTTTTAAAGATACATCCTGAATTTAAAAAGTTTTCACAAGACATTTTTTCCTTTTCTCTGTAAAGTGAGGTTCTTTTTAAAAGTTCATCAAAATCAACAGAATGGGCATCAAAATCAGGACCATCAACACAGGCAAATTTAACAACTCCTCCTACTGTAACCCTGCATCCACCACACATACCTGTTCCATCTATCATTATTGGATTTAAACTTGCCACAGTTCTAACACCATATTTTTTCGTAATTTCTGCTATTTTCTTCATCATCGGTATAGGACCCGCTGTTAAAACCAAATCAAATTTTTCTCCTTTTTCAAGTAATCTCTCAAGAATTTGTGTATTAAATCCCTTTTCTCCATAACTCCCATCATCTGTTGAAATGTAAATATTATCACTTATCTGTCTCATTTCATTTTCAAGTATTATCAAACTTTTAGTTCTCGCTCCTATTATAGTAGTTATTCTATTACCTTTTTCTTTGAATGCTTTACCCATCCAGAAAACAAAAGCAGCCCCTACTCCACCAACTATAATGCAAACATGACCATAATCTTTTATTTCAGTTGGTTTTCCAAGAGGTCCTACAATATCAAGTATTTCATCTCCTTCATTTAAAAGTCCAAGTTTAATAGTAGTAGTCCCAACTTCTTGAAAAATCAATGTAATTCTTCCTGTTTCTCTATCAACGTCTGCAATGGTCAGAGGTATTCTTTCTCCTTTCTCGTCTACTCTTAAAACCACAAACTGCCCTGGTAATGCTTTTTTTGCAATCAACGGTGCCTCAACTTCTATTCTTTTTACTTTTTCAGCAAGTTCTTCTTTCCTTAATATTCTATTCATCTTGGTTTCTCCCATTTAAGTAAATCCATTACACTGCTTAAAGTCCCACCTTCATTTATTTCTTTTCTTATTCTGTTTTCTCTTTCAAGAACATCCATTGCTCTATTTGTAATTTCAACAATTTTTTCTTTTGGTATTACAACCACACCATCCATATCACCTACAATCCAGTCACCTGGAAAAATCATCTGTCCTTCTATTTTTAAAGGAATATTTATTTCTCCAAAACCTTTTGGTTCACCCGCAGTAGGAGTTATAACTTTTGCAAATACAGGAAACTTAAGTTTTATTATTTCTTCAATATCTCTAACTCCTCCATAAATAACAACCCCTCCTAATTTTTTCATAATTGCGCTATTTGTTGCAAGTTCACCCCAGCAAGCAGGACCAACTCCACCTGCATCTATAACAATTATATCTCCTTCTTCAGCAATATCTATTGCTTCAACTGGTTTGGCCCAATCCCCTGGATATGTTCTAACAGTTACACACTTCCCAACAATTTTAAACTTTTCACTCAAAATAGGAGTTATACCTTTAATCCATCCTCCTCTGTGTAAAGCATCCGAAATATTTGCTGTTGAAACTTTTTCCAGAATCTCCTTTATATTTTCATAATTAACCCTTTTATAGAATAATGTTTCAACAGGTATTTTCGTCTCAATTGCCTTTTTTATATCTAAAACCGCTTTTTTTGCATCAGATGATTTTGTTATTGCACCACCTATTATTAAAATTGAGGCACCTGCTTTAACCGCATCAACAACATTTTCAGAATTCAATCCCCCTGCTATCGCAACAGGAATTTTAACTTCTTTTGTAACTTGTTTAAGAAAATCAAAAGAAATTTTCCCTGTCATCTGTTTATCTATTGAAATATGAATGCCAATATAATTTGCACCAAGTTTTTCAACCTCTTTTGCCCTGTTTAAATTTGCTGATTCCTCTATAAGGTCAACCATTACCTCTCCACCATAATTTTTTGAGGACTCTATGCACTCCATTATTGTTTCATTTGATGCATTTCCCATTACAACAACTATATTTGCTCCTGCTTTAAATGCAATTTCACTCTCAATTCTACCGGCATCCATTATTTTCATATCAGCGATTATTTTTCTGTCAGGAAAAAGTTTTCTGAGTTTTCTTATAATCTCAACTCCACATGATTTTATTAAAGGAGTTCCTGCTTCAATCCATTCAACACCACCTTCAACTACTTCTTTTGCAAGTTTTAATGCCCTGTGTTCGTCAACAAAATCAAGTGCAACCTGAATTACAGGAAATTTTCTGCTCATTTTGCCTTCCTACCTATCATAATAAAACCTGTATGCCCTCTCATTAAATCAACCGGTCTTGCTCTTTTTTCATCAACAAGCCACCTTCTTTCAAGGAGTTCAAACACATTTATATCAATGAAACCATCCAGTTCTTCAACAAATTTTTTTATCTGTATAATTTGTGGATTATAGTTTACCAGAATTCCACCTTTTTTCAAGTATTTTAGAAGTCCTTTTGCTTTCCATGGTTCTGGTAAATCAAAAAAAATCTTATCAGCCCATTCTTCTTCAATATCAATTTTAAAATTTTCATCATAAACATCGCCATTAATAAATTCAAGATTTTCTGGTATTTTACCAAAGTAATTTTCAATATTTTTTACAGCAACTTCTCTGAAATCCTCATTCCTTTCAATAGTTATAACTTTTCCCTTTTTTACTATTGACATAATACCTATCAATAAAGAACCAGAACCTGTCCCAGTTTCAATAACATTATCTGTTTCTTTTAAACTGGAATAGAAAGTAATCACAGCAACATCCTTAGGATATATTATCTGAGTCTTCCTTTTTATTTTAAGAAGAAATTCTGAAATGCCAGGTTGGTAAAAATAAAAACTTCTACCTTTAAATTCAAGTTTTTCAATACCGTCTATTTTTTCAGGGATATCAATATTTCCAAAATGAGTTGAAAATGTTTTTAAATTTTTATCAACTATCCATTTTTTACCATCACAGAAAATAGTAATTTTTTTCATTTTTTACAGACAGGTCCATCCTCCATCTATTAAAATTGTACTTCCGGTTATAAAAGGACAGGCATCAGAGGCAAGAAAAACAGCAAGAGGTCCTATTTCTTCTGGATTTGCTATTCTTCCTGCAGGTGTTTTTTCAATAAAAAATTTTTTAATTTCAGGGTCTTTAAGAATTTTCTCATTTATGGGTGTGTTAAAAACTCCAGGACATATACAATTCACGGTTATATTATATTTAGCCCATTCAACAGCAAGTGTTTTTGTAAGTTGAACAATTGCTCCTTTAGTAGAAGAATAAAGACTTCTTCCCGGAAGCGTTACGAAACTTAACATTGAACCAATTGTAACAATTTTCCCATATTTTCTTTCTATCATATACTTTCCAACTATTTTACATGTATACCAGGTCCCAAAAAAATTTGTATCAAAAATCTCTTTTGCTTCTTCAACTGTTAAATCCTCGGTATTTTTTCTTATATTTATTCCAGCTGAAGTTATTAGTATATCTATTTTCCCGAATTCTTCAATAGTTATTCTCACAAAATTCTCAATATCTTCAAATTTTCTTACATCTCCTTTTATAAATATTATCTTTTTGCTTGTTTCCTCAATAATTTGTTTTTTTGTGTCTTCTCCTGCTTTTTCTTCTCTCCCAACAATAGCGACTTCTGCACCTGCTTCTGCAAGTGCCTTTGCCATTTCCTTTCCAAGCCCTTTTGTTCCACCTGTTACCAGTGCCGATTTCCCTTCTAATGAAAACTTTTGTAAAATCTTCATTTTTTGTTCTTGCATTTCCTTTTATATTTTTTCAGAATCACCACATTATAACCATTTTCTCTTTTATATTCACAGTAATCAATCATTTCTTTTATAAGTTGAAATCCAAGTCCATAATCTGTTTCCCTTACATTTAAAGGATTAAAAGAAGTTCCATCATCTATTATTTCTATTTTTATTAAATTATCCACATTCTCCCATGTAACTTTAATAATATTTGGGTCATTATTTTTACAGGTTATTATTGAACTACAGATTTCATCAACTGTTAACATCAATTCCCATGTTTTCTTGAAACTCAGATTTGAAAGAATACATTTTTTCTGAATAAAATTTGAAATCAATTCTAAACTTCCGTAACTTGCCTCAACAATTATATAATCAATTTTTTCTTTTTTCATTATATAAAAATTTTACATAAATTTTTTCAATCTCGTCAACCATTTTTTCAACTGGAAATATTTGTTTTATTAATTCCTGTCCTTCTTTCCCCATTTTATCAGAAATTACAGGATTTTCAAGTAAATAAATAATTTTTTCTTTTAACAAATTTATATCTTCTGGTGGAATAATAAAACCAGTTTTTCCATTTATCACAACTTCCTTTGTTCCATCTACATCAAAGGCAATAACCGGCTTTCCTCCTGCAAGTCCCTGAGCAACTGCTTTTGGAAGACCTTCTCTTAAACTTGTATGAACAAGTATATCCATAATACTTACATATTCAGGAATTTTTTCTGGTGGAACAAGTCCTGTAAAAATAACCTTATCCTGTATTTTATTTTTTTTTGCATAGTTTTCCAAATCATTTCTTAAAATACCATCTCCAACAAACATAAGTTTTGCTTCTGGATGTTTTTCAGATACTTCTTTAAATGCTTCTATTAAATAATTCTGTCCTTTTAGATAAAACAATCTTCCAATCATACCGATAACTTTTTCATCTTTTTTTATTCCATATTTTTTTCTCATTTCATTCCTTTTTTCTGCACAATCAAGATATGGTTTAACATGAAATCCACTGTATATCACAGTATAATCACTTTCTTTACCTATACCTGCTTTAAGTGATTTTTCTTTCATTATTTCACCAACACATATAAAATGGTCAGTGAAATAATATGCAATCTTTTCGGCAGAGATATAAATAAAATTTAAAAATTTATTTTGATATGGATGAAATGGTAATCCATGAATTGTATGAATTACTATGCATTTTGGATTGGCAAGTTTTGCAGAAATCCTTCCGAGTATTCCTGCTTTTGCACTGTGAGTATGAACCAAATTATATCTATTCTTTCTGAAGATAAAAAATAGTTTTAAAAAAGCAATTATATCATAAACAGGATTAATATCTCTTACAAGTTCCTTTATTATTATAAGTGGAATTTTTTTTTCAATAATTTTTTTTTCAAGAGACCCTTCAGGTCCTTTAGTGGGACCACTTATTAAATCAACTTGATATCCCTTTTTTATTAAACCTT is part of the bacterium genome and encodes:
- the fmt gene encoding methionyl-tRNA formyltransferase, translating into MKILFFGSDIFGIPSLEMLKRNFEIIGIVTSPDRPKGRGLRISSTPVKEWAIMNGINIYQPEKFEESFINKIKKISPDLIVLISYGKILPSSILQIPRICSINVHPSLLPKYRGPAPIEWAIINGETKTGVTIIKMDENIDTGEIIIQKETEILPNDNAFTLKNKLSLLSSDLLYEGIKIIKEGGKTYPQKGEVSYAPKLKKQDGYINWKLDATRIHNLVRGVIIWPTAFTYLKINSRKKLIKIYKTEVGETEGKFGNCGEIIRIEKDYIEVACGNGTIKIKELQMEGKKRMSTSQFLCGYRNVLKNFC
- a CDS encoding CsgG/HfaB family protein, producing MNKIILSVIVLVFPLFSQVKTEVKTGGPTVEEVIKYEGPKARIAVARFDVKAPKATWQMGDGVRDMIVDALFKTGKFIVVEKDAIKDLEEEFKFAETGWSKKELEKGTFEVADIIVVGAITGFEPHAEGTGGGGFVIPTPFGAGIAIKKEEAYIQATIRLIDVRTRRVINSSTIEGKTSKSKVGIAGGAGVSGVILGGGFEKYKNTPTAEAVMIMINNAVKEISRMVPESYYRYGSKETTYKNEPDGFRGIKWLTSVGEINNLKTIKQEGNYKECIKTDDNMQIGKAKLEKIAYSFYKDQLESVTVETKGKDNFENLKSATIERFGEGKNKGENEWIWEGKITTIILKYKPEEEKGILKMSSEEMKKKIESDTGF
- a CDS encoding TIM barrel protein codes for the protein MKLGGPIFKKYNNPEEWIKELKKETYSASYCPVDIDTSEEIIAEYRKWAFKEKIIIAEVGAWCNPLSSDIEERKKAIAKCKKGLYLAEKIEAKCCVNISGSRGKKWDGPDKKNLTAETFDMIVETVREIIDEIKPKNTYYTLETMPWMYPDSADSYLKLINAINRKSFAVHFDPVNLINTPEKYFFNDVLIKDFIKKLGPYIKSCHAKDIIMGDKLTLHFDEIRPGLGQLDYRTLLRELNKLDKNIPLMLEHLPSEEEYRKAKEYIKKISFEEGIKL
- a CDS encoding PIG-L family deacetylase, giving the protein MNYKKVLIFGAHPDDEITMAGTIFKMANSGTKVVVITMTDGCEGYPVLEMKEKIVEIRKKEAKECDKILGISKRIFLDIPDMGLVNNKEILKKCIKIIREEKPDAIFTHGPEDNHRDHINTHFISVEARWHAGEPVSAEFGSPWYTPHLYYYKGITKGLPSVIIDVTDVAEKKYEALITQTSQFTVFRKNKEDFLSEIELIKKTRPKRTEQFWIADKVTIFDFLPRSI
- a CDS encoding sulfide/dihydroorotate dehydrogenase-like FAD/NAD-binding protein, with product MNRILRKEELAEKVKRIEVEAPLIAKKALPGQFVVLRVDEKGERIPLTIADVDRETGRITLIFQEVGTTTIKLGLLNEGDEILDIVGPLGKPTEIKDYGHVCIIVGGVGAAFVFWMGKAFKEKGNRITTIIGARTKSLIILENEMRQISDNIYISTDDGSYGEKGFNTQILERLLEKGEKFDLVLTAGPIPMMKKIAEITKKYGVRTVASLNPIMIDGTGMCGGCRVTVGGVVKFACVDGPDFDAHSVDFDELLKRTSLYREKEKMSCENFLNSGCIFKK
- a CDS encoding orotidine 5'-phosphate decarboxylase is translated as MSRKFPVIQVALDFVDEHRALKLAKEVVEGGVEWIEAGTPLIKSCGVEIIRKLRKLFPDRKIIADMKIMDAGRIESEIAFKAGANIVVVMGNASNETIMECIESSKNYGGEVMVDLIEESANLNRAKEVEKLGANYIGIHISIDKQMTGKISFDFLKQVTKEVKIPVAIAGGLNSENVVDAVKAGASILIIGGAITKSSDAKKAVLDIKKAIETKIPVETLFYKRVNYENIKEILEKVSTANISDALHRGGWIKGITPILSEKFKIVGKCVTVRTYPGDWAKPVEAIDIAEEGDIIVIDAGGVGPACWGELATNSAIMKKLGGVVIYGGVRDIEEIIKLKFPVFAKVITPTAGEPKGFGEINIPLKIEGQMIFPGDWIVGDMDGVVVIPKEKIVEITNRAMDVLERENRIRKEINEGGTLSSVMDLLKWEKPR
- a CDS encoding SDR family oxidoreductase; translation: MKILQKFSLEGKSALVTGGTKGLGKEMAKALAEAGAEVAIVGREEKAGEDTKKQIIEETSKKIIFIKGDVRKFEDIENFVRITIEEFGKIDILITSAGINIRKNTEDLTVEEAKEIFDTNFFGTWYTCKIVGKYMIERKYGKIVTIGSMLSFVTLPGRSLYSSTKGAIVQLTKTLAVEWAKYNITVNCICPGVFNTPINEKILKDPEIKKFFIEKTPAGRIANPEEIGPLAVFLASDACPFITGSTILIDGGWTCL
- a CDS encoding ATP-binding protein, whose protein sequence is MKKEKIDYIIVEASYGSLELISNFIQKKCILSNLSFKKTWELMLTVDEICSSIITCKNNDPNIIKVTWENVDNLIKIEIIDDGTSFNPLNVRETDYGLGFQLIKEMIDYCEYKRENGYNVVILKKYKRKCKNKK
- a CDS encoding glycosyltransferase family 4 protein; translation: MKIAHVITRLVIGGAQENTLFTVEGLIKKGYQVDLISGPTKGPEGSLEKKIIEKKIPLIIIKELVRDINPVYDIIAFLKLFFIFRKNRYNLVHTHSAKAGILGRISAKLANPKCIVIHTIHGLPFHPYQNKFLNFIYISAEKIAYYFTDHFICVGEIMKEKSLKAGIGKESDYTVIYSGFHVKPYLDCAEKRNEMRKKYGIKKDEKVIGMIGRLFYLKGQNYLIEAFKEVSEKHPEAKLMFVGDGILRNDLENYAKKNKIQDKVIFTGLVPPEKIPEYVSIMDILVHTSLREGLPKAVAQGLAGGKPVIAFDVDGTKEVVINGKTGFIIPPEDINLLKEKIIYLLENPVISDKMGKEGQELIKQIFPVEKMVDEIEKIYVKFLYNEKRKN